The uncultured Cohaesibacter sp. genome segment AGGATGTGATTGCAAAGCGGCTGGAAAATGCCAAGATCGAAATCAGCCACTGGGATGAATATGATTATGTGATCGTCAATGACGATCTGGAAAAGGCCTTCAAGGCGGTTACTTCGATTGTCGAAGCGGAACGCCACAAGCGCGAGCGGGTGATCGGTGCCCGGACCTTTGTCGACGAGATGCTGAACAAGAGTTAAGGTGCGCTTTTCAGTCGGATCAAAAAAGGTGCCCCAGAGATGTCTTTGATATTTTTGAGGGCGCCTTTTTTCGTCTTTATGCCTGAGGCTTTCTATCCCTGCTTCATGGCCTCATAGGCATTGGCCAGATCAACAAAGCCTTCGATAGAGACCGTTTCAGCCCGCTGGGTCGGCTCAAGGCCTGCCTCTTCTATCAGCGCCATTTGATCCACTGCGAGGCTCTTGAGGCTTTGGCGCAGCATTTTGCGGCGCTGACCAAAGGCCGCAGCGGTGACTTGCTCAAGATATTTGAGTTTGCAGGGCAGGGGATTGGCTTTGGGGGTCAGATGGACAATGGATGAGGTGACCTTGGGGGGTGGATTGAAGGCCTCCCGCGAGACGTCAAACAGTTTCTCTGCGTGGCAGCGCCATCCTGCAATGATGCCAAGGCGACCATAAGCCTTGTCTTCCTCGGTCGCGATGATCCGTTCAGCGACTTCTTTCTGGAACATCAAGGTCAGTGATTCATAAAATGGTGGCCATGGATCTTGCTCCAGCCAATGGAGCAGCAATTGGGTGCCGACATTATAGGGCAGATTGGCGACTATGCGCACCGGTCCCTTAGGCACCAGCGTACTCATGTCAACTTTGAGGGCATCTGCCTGAATGACTTCAAGGCGTCCGGGATAGTGCTGGGAGATTTCCTCAAGCGCATGCATGGCCCGCGGATCCATCTCGATGGCGATCACCTTTTTTGCGCCTTCATGCAAAAGCGCACGTGTCAAGCCGCCGGGGCCAGGGCCAATTTCGATGACGGTATGATTGGAGAGATCCCCTGCCGCACGCGCAATGCGACAGGTGAGATTAAGATCAAACAGGAAATTCTGACCAAGGCTCTTTTTGGCCCTGAGGTCGTGCTTTTCTACGACCTCCCTGAGCGGTGGAAGATTGTCGATCTGTGCCATAACTTATTGGCTTTCCTGCAAGATGGGCGGCTGGGCCGATTCAGGCTTTCAACTTGCCAGCCAAGTCAATGGCAGCAATCAGGCTTGATGGGTTGGCGATGCCTTTTTCGGCAATGTCCAGTGCGGTGCCATGATCCGGCGAGGTGCGGATAAAGGGCAGACCGAGCGTGACGTTGGCGGTCTCATCAAAGGCAATGGTCTTGACCGGAATCAGCGCCTGATCGTGATACATGGCAATAGCTGCGTCGTAATTCTCGCGAGCGCGCTTGTGGAACAGGGTGTCGCCGGGATAAGGACCGGAAATGCGAATGCCTTCGGCTTGCAGCTTCTTGATCACTGGCGCGATGATTTCCTCATCTTCTGTACCCATTTTGCCGTCTTCACCTGCGTGAGGGTTGAGGCCGGAGACCACGATGCGCGGCGAGTCAAGCCCGAAGCCTTTTCTGAGATCATAGGCGACAATGCGGGCAACCTGCTCAATGCGTTCTGGCGTGACCGCGGCTGGCACATCCTTGAGCGGAATATGGGCTGTCAGAGGGACGGTGCGCAATTCAGGGCCGGCAAACATCATCACAGGTGTTGCGCTCTGACCGGTT includes the following:
- the pdxA gene encoding 4-hydroxythreonine-4-phosphate dehydrogenase PdxA, whose translation is MSINPDILAVSMGEPAGIGPEIVLKAWLASEKEGLSPFVVFGDPELLESRARMFGLSVPILECDLDDVFDAFPMHLPVIPLENKMNSNPGQLEISNAAAVIEAIEKATAAVLDGKAKALVTCPIQKSNLYRAGFEHPGHTEFLGVLSEQKTGQSATPVMMFAGPELRTVPLTAHIPLKDVPAAVTPERIEQVARIVAYDLRKGFGLDSPRIVVSGLNPHAGEDGKMGTEDEEIIAPVIKKLQAEGIRISGPYPGDTLFHKRARENYDAAIAMYHDQALIPVKTIAFDETANVTLGLPFIRTSPDHGTALDIAEKGIANPSSLIAAIDLAGKLKA
- the rsmA gene encoding 16S rRNA (adenine(1518)-N(6)/adenine(1519)-N(6))-dimethyltransferase RsmA, encoding MAQIDNLPPLREVVEKHDLRAKKSLGQNFLFDLNLTCRIARAAGDLSNHTVIEIGPGPGGLTRALLHEGAKKVIAIEMDPRAMHALEEISQHYPGRLEVIQADALKVDMSTLVPKGPVRIVANLPYNVGTQLLLHWLEQDPWPPFYESLTLMFQKEVAERIIATEEDKAYGRLGIIAGWRCHAEKLFDVSREAFNPPPKVTSSIVHLTPKANPLPCKLKYLEQVTAAAFGQRRKMLRQSLKSLAVDQMALIEEAGLEPTQRAETVSIEGFVDLANAYEAMKQG